In the genome of Patescibacteria group bacterium, one region contains:
- a CDS encoding trigger factor — translation MNYEHIKVSKAENSQMEITGSIPADKLAIFRKKAIKELNERVDIPGFRKGHIPEKVLIERVGEVAILEEAGELALKAVVPEIIEKNVPNYIGRPQISITKLAPGNPLEFKVLIDVIPEFKLPDYKKIAKKEMSVKDEAIEVGDPEIDNVIEEIVKQHAHNEFHRAHKDDASHNHTDEEIDTFKPKFDDEFVKKLGNFENVADFRVKAKENMIVEKTNKAKDKKRTAVLEKLVTETDVKPPQALIENELNRMFAQFESDVQGVGLKIDDYLKHIKKTPEDLQKDWMPDAEKRAKLNLILEEIAKTEKLDADKEIVDKEVAHITSHYKEVDPLRARLYTEHMMRIEKTVKFLEEQK, via the coding sequence ATGAATTACGAACACATCAAAGTATCAAAAGCAGAGAATTCTCAAATGGAAATTACTGGCTCTATTCCAGCAGATAAGCTTGCCATTTTCCGCAAGAAAGCTATTAAAGAACTCAACGAACGAGTAGATATTCCAGGCTTCCGAAAAGGTCATATTCCTGAGAAAGTTCTTATTGAGCGTGTGGGTGAAGTAGCAATTTTAGAAGAAGCGGGAGAGCTTGCCCTTAAAGCTGTAGTGCCTGAAATTATCGAAAAGAATGTACCAAATTATATTGGTCGTCCTCAAATTTCTATTACAAAATTAGCACCAGGCAATCCCCTTGAGTTTAAAGTGCTCATTGACGTAATTCCAGAATTTAAACTTCCTGATTACAAAAAGATTGCGAAAAAAGAAATGTCTGTAAAAGACGAAGCAATTGAAGTTGGAGATCCTGAAATTGATAATGTGATTGAAGAAATTGTGAAGCAGCATGCTCATAATGAATTTCATCGAGCTCACAAAGATGATGCTTCTCACAATCATACAGATGAAGAAATTGATACATTCAAGCCAAAGTTTGATGATGAATTTGTAAAGAAACTTGGTAACTTTGAAAACGTTGCAGACTTCCGAGTGAAAGCAAAAGAAAACATGATTGTTGAAAAAACAAACAAGGCAAAAGATAAGAAGCGAACTGCAGTTTTAGAGAAGCTTGTTACTGAAACTGATGTAAAACCTCCTCAGGCACTTATTGAAAACGAATTAAACCGAATGTTTGCTCAATTTGAATCTGATGTACAAGGTGTAGGATTAAAGATTGATGACTATCTCAAACACATCAAGAAAACTCCAGAGGATCTACAGAAAGATTGGATGCCTGATGCAGAAAAGCGAGCAAAGCTCAACTTAATTCTTGAAGAAATTGCAAAGACTGAAAAGCTTGATGCTGATAAAGAAATCGTTGATAAAGAAGTAGCACATATCACTAGTCATTATAAAGAAGTTGATCCCCTACGCGCACGACTTTATACTGAGCATATGATGCGAATTGAAAAGACAGTTAAGTTTCTTGAAGAGCAGAAATAA
- a CDS encoding inorganic diphosphatase translates to MNLWHDVTLGKNVPEEFNTIIEIPKGSFNKYEIDKETGLIALDRANYSYAPYPTDYGFAPQTLWEDGDALDVLVLTTFPLSPGILVKVRPVAVMEMIDSGESDYKVIAVPVDDKRWDDVQDLADINKHTLKELTHFFETYKALKGKPAPVEIKGIMGKKEALDAVTKSVELYKQKFSK, encoded by the coding sequence ATGAATCTTTGGCACGATGTAACCCTAGGTAAAAATGTACCTGAAGAATTTAATACTATTATTGAAATTCCAAAGGGATCATTCAATAAGTACGAAATCGACAAAGAGACAGGACTTATTGCCCTCGATCGAGCAAATTACTCATATGCTCCCTATCCAACAGACTACGGCTTTGCTCCTCAGACTCTTTGGGAAGACGGCGATGCACTCGATGTACTTGTTCTTACAACATTTCCACTTTCTCCAGGAATTCTCGTAAAAGTACGCCCTGTAGCTGTAATGGAAATGATTGATTCAGGTGAATCAGATTACAAAGTTATTGCAGTGCCTGTAGATGACAAGCGATGGGATGATGTACAAGATCTTGCTGATATAAACAAGCATACGCTTAAAGAACTCACCCACTTCTTTGAAACCTACAAAGCACTTAAAGGTAAACCTGCTCCAGTAGAAATTAAAGGAATCATGGGAAAGAAAGAGGCCCTCGATGCAGTTACAAAGTCAGTTGAACTCTATAAGCAGAAATTCAGTAAATAA
- the nusA gene encoding transcription termination factor NusA: MFDLKVIHSVLDQLEEERGIPREKIIEAIEAALATAYRKDYGKKGQIVRAKFDLNTGTTEFLQVKIVVDPKDIIMPNEDGTLPEIPEIAEGEPDKIVFNQEHHILLDNARRIKKDAQIDEEIVFPLEMKDDYGRIASQTAKQVIIQKIREAEKVSVLGEFGKREGEIVSGTVQRIERGNIFIDMGRASGLLPYEEQIPGERFRQGERIRAYLYRVEETPRGIFLRLSRSHPKFLVKLFESEAPELANNTIEIKAVAREAGSRTKIAVHSNDGHIDPVGSLVGQRGVRVSTVMSELGGEKIDIIEWSSDTKRFVEDALSPAKVMSVEVNEETKTAQVQVSEDQQSLAIGKGGQNVRLAAKLTGWRIDIQSVKGDNIGTAAAGVHADIDEVPELPNFLKDNN, from the coding sequence ATGTTCGATTTAAAGGTAATTCACTCAGTTTTAGACCAGCTTGAAGAAGAGCGAGGTATTCCACGTGAGAAAATCATAGAAGCTATCGAAGCTGCGCTTGCTACTGCATACCGAAAGGATTATGGTAAAAAAGGCCAGATTGTTCGGGCTAAATTCGATTTAAACACTGGAACTACTGAATTCCTCCAGGTTAAGATCGTTGTTGATCCAAAAGACATCATCATGCCAAATGAAGATGGTACTTTGCCTGAGATTCCTGAAATTGCTGAAGGTGAGCCAGATAAGATTGTGTTTAACCAAGAACATCATATTCTCCTTGATAATGCCCGAAGAATTAAGAAAGATGCCCAAATTGACGAAGAAATCGTCTTTCCCCTTGAAATGAAGGATGATTATGGCCGTATTGCATCTCAAACTGCAAAACAGGTTATCATCCAAAAGATCCGAGAAGCAGAAAAAGTGTCTGTGTTAGGTGAATTCGGTAAACGAGAAGGAGAAATTGTCTCTGGAACAGTACAGCGAATTGAACGAGGTAATATTTTCATTGATATGGGCCGTGCTTCAGGACTTCTTCCCTATGAAGAACAGATTCCTGGTGAACGATTTCGACAAGGAGAACGAATTCGAGCCTATTTATACCGAGTAGAAGAAACTCCACGAGGTATTTTCCTTCGACTTTCACGATCACATCCAAAATTCTTAGTGAAACTCTTTGAATCTGAAGCCCCAGAACTTGCAAACAACACTATTGAAATTAAAGCAGTAGCTCGAGAAGCCGGATCACGAACAAAGATTGCTGTGCACTCAAATGATGGTCATATTGACCCTGTTGGATCTCTTGTAGGTCAGCGAGGAGTGCGAGTTTCTACGGTTATGAGTGAACTTGGCGGAGAAAAGATTGATATTATCGAATGGTCTTCTGATACAAAGCGATTTGTGGAAGATGCACTTTCACCTGCAAAAGTAATGAGTGTTGAAGTAAACGAAGAAACAAAGACGGCTCAAGTACAAGTTTCTGAAGATCAGCAATCACTCGCTATCGGTAAAGGTGGACAAAACGTACGACTTGCAGCAAAACTTACTGGTTGGAGAATTGATATTCAGTCAGTTAAGGGAGATAATATTGGAACTGCAGCGGCAGGAGTTCATGCAGATATCGACGAAGTACCTGAACTTCCCAACTTCTTAAAAGATAATAATTAA